One region of Halocalculus aciditolerans genomic DNA includes:
- a CDS encoding PLP-dependent cysteine synthase family protein — protein sequence MNESTVGRTPLLELDVDVPPRVLGKAEWFNALGEPFGGGSVKTRIAKSMLDAAEANGTVDGKTVLAASSGNTGTALARIGASRGYDVEVVMPATASATKAAAVRDAGARVREAADYEAMLARAEELLEEHPDEYVRPDQYSNPANPGVHAGTTGVELWRQTNGEVTHFVAGAGTGGTVTGVAAALGPRGVDSWGYQPEEPAHGIDGLKYTRGARFHEPAVLDESRLDGLFPVETADAYREARALRDAHAGEEVGIAHAGQWAAETVRDHLRVDGRFLVGPSSGGALAAVHRLTERGVLHETDTVVVPLPDRGDRYREEPLWAEHFDG from the coding sequence GCTCGGCGAGCCGTTCGGCGGCGGGAGCGTGAAGACGCGCATCGCGAAGTCGATGCTCGACGCCGCGGAAGCGAACGGGACGGTCGACGGGAAGACCGTGCTCGCGGCGTCCTCGGGGAACACGGGGACGGCGCTCGCGCGCATCGGTGCGAGCCGAGGCTACGACGTCGAAGTGGTGATGCCGGCGACGGCGTCGGCGACGAAGGCCGCCGCCGTCCGCGACGCCGGCGCGCGCGTCCGCGAGGCCGCGGACTACGAGGCGATGCTCGCGCGCGCCGAGGAACTTCTGGAGGAGCATCCCGACGAGTACGTGCGCCCGGACCAGTATTCGAACCCCGCGAACCCCGGCGTCCACGCGGGGACCACTGGCGTCGAACTCTGGCGGCAGACGAACGGCGAGGTGACGCACTTCGTCGCGGGGGCGGGAACCGGCGGGACCGTGACCGGGGTCGCGGCGGCGCTCGGCCCGCGCGGCGTCGATAGCTGGGGGTACCAGCCCGAGGAGCCCGCCCACGGCATCGACGGCCTGAAGTACACGCGCGGCGCGCGCTTCCACGAACCCGCCGTCCTCGACGAATCACGGCTCGACGGCCTCTTTCCCGTCGAGACCGCGGACGCCTACCGGGAAGCCCGCGCGCTCAGAGACGCCCACGCGGGCGAGGAAGTCGGCATCGCCCACGCCGGGCAGTGGGCGGCGGAGACGGTCCGCGACCACCTCCGCGTCGACGGGCGCTTCCTCGTCGGCCCGTCGAGCGGCGGCGCGCTCGCCGCCGTCCACCGCCTCACCGAACGCGGCGTCCTCCACGAAACAGACACCGTCGTCGTCCCGCTCCCCGACCGCGGCGACCGCTACCGCGAAGAGCCGCTCTGGGCCGAACACTTCGACGGCTGA